AGTCAGATCAAGAGCTTCGACGAGACATTCCAGGGCAACCGGAGGGACCAGCTCTTCGCCTCCGACGACATCAAGATTGAATGGCGCATGCCCTGCCCCTACTTCGGTGGCGCGAACAAGGGCTGGAAGACGATCCTCGACCTCGACTTCCGGGCCGCCGCGGACAAGCGGGGCGGCTTCCATCAGGTCTACGGGACGACCAAGACGGATGACCACCACGGGTGGGAGGGCATCACGCCCTTCCTGACGACGGACACCAGCTTCGTCGACCCGTGGCACAACCACTTCAGCGCGGCCTGCAACGTCACCCTCCTGTCGAAGGACATGATCTCCAAGCCCCAGCCCTTCCACCTGGACGGGCTGCGCACCGGCGAGGGCTTCCTCAAGTCCGCGAGATCCAAGCGCTTCGATGACGAAGGCGAGAGCATCCTCGGCGGGATGCTCGACATCACCTGGAACCTGACCGGCGGAGCCAACGGCAAGCGCGTCGCGGAGTTCCGCAAGGCGACAGGAGGCATGATGGCCATGGCCGTGGGCCGCGCCATCTACCACCGACCCGGAGTCTGGAAGGAGGAGCCCAACTTCTTCAATCCGCTGTGGACCGCCCGACTGGCCCCCACCAAGACGCATTGGGAACAGCAGGCCATGAGCGAATTCATCGACGGCTGGGATGTCGCCGAGCATGGCTTCTCGAATGCCCTCAATTACTGACGGAAGGTGACCATGACGACTCCAGCCATCACGAGGCGAGGACAGGTCCACCTGGGCCGGAGGGCACGGCGGGGCGCGGCGACGACGGAGTTCGCCATCCTCACGCCCGTCTTCGTGCTGCTCATCCTGGGCACGACCTACTTCTGGGAGGTGCAGCACGTGCGCCTCAAGGCCGCGGAGGTGGTGCGCTACGTCGCCTTCGAGCGCACGGTGCGCTCCGACGTGAACCGCATCGTCAGCGAGGCGAGGACGCGCTACCAGGACCTCGACGGGACCACCAAGACGGGCTCGCGCCCGACGGGGCTGGGCCACAGGAACCGCGTCACGCTCGACATCCAAGCGGAGGACACGGAGGCCTCGCTCCAGGACGAGTCCCTCTCGGGCGATGGCCGCCCCGGAGGCGCGATGCAGGGGATGAGCGTGGTGCTCGGCGCGCTGGGCTCCACCGCGGGCAAGGTCGCGCAGGCCATGGGACTGGACCCCAACCGAGGCGCCGTGCGCGCGCAGGTGGAGGTCCGCATCGAGAACGGCCTCATCCCCTCGCAGCTCGCCTTCCTCACCCGCGGCGTCGACGACCCGCGCCTGGATGTGACCTTCAAGGAGTCCTTCTTCCTGGTCCACGACACGTGGCGCGCGTGGAACCCGGGCGACCATCCCGCCAATACCTATCCCCGCGTCGAGGAGCTCACCTATCTGCGGGTGAGACAGATTGCCTACGCGGGCCTCGCCTCCCAGGGCGGGACGCTCGACGCCATCGGCGCGGTGCTGTCCGTGCTGGGCTTGGACTTCCCCCTGAAGTCCGACTACCTGCGCGACTCCGTGAGCATCAAGAGCGTGAAGGACTCGGGTCGCTACATGGCCGCACCGAACACCGACACTCGCACCGTCCCCGGAGACAGGCTGTTCGCCGCGTACTGGCGGAGCGACATCGATCCTTGCTTCAACGGTTGCGAGCCCGAGCCCATCAAGGAGAAGCGTGGGCTCAAGGGCTCTTCGGAGAAGGGCCACTACAACTGGCCCATGCGTGCATACAACTGCCGAGGCGACTTCTTCCAGGGCGCGGCGAAGTCCGATGCGCCGGAGTCCGAGTACGCGCTCTCGAAGAGCCAGGGCAAGGAGTACTTCAACTACGGCAACTTCGCGTGCGCGGACGGTCCGAACACGAGCCGGGACAACGAGTAGTCACCACGGCGGCAGCAGGACGAGGAGCACGCGCGATGAGGCTGTTGAGGGACCGCACGGGAACCGTGACACGGGTACTGGGCCTGGGCGGCGTGCTGCTCGTCGTCGCCACGGCGGCCACGCTCCGTGAGCCTCCCGCCGAGCCACCTCCACCGCCCGAGCCGCCCGCGACGCCGCTGCTCACGCCGCCCGCCAGCGCGGAGCCGATGACGAAGCGCTTCCTGGGCCTGCTCCCCGCCTACCCTCGGGCGAAGGTCATCCCGATGGGGAAACTGGAGGCCAACGGCAACCCGATGGAGATGGCGGTCTTCGAGACCGGCGACTCCCCCGGCGCGGTGATGGAGTTCTACGCCCGGGAGTTCCGTCGCCAGGGGCACCGCACCGCCGTCGAGCCCGATGGGGCCGGAGGCGGCGCCATCAGCTACTACGACGCGAAGCGCGGCTCGCTCGTCTCCGTCACCGCCGTGGGCATGGGCGGCACGCCGCCTCGCACCCAGGTCTTCCCCTCCATCATCGACGCGCCCGAGGGCATGCACCTGCAAGCCCAACCCCTGCCAGCGCTGCCGCGCGCCCCGGGCGCCATGACGATGATGCGCATCGAGGACCGCAATCGCGGGCCCACGCAGGGCAACACCACCATCACCGAGCTCGCCCAGGGCACGCCCGGCGCGCTCGCGGCCTTCTATCGGACCCAGCTGGAGCAGCGCGGCTACGTGCAGAAGGACGCGCGCACCGGCGCGGCCGGCGTGGAGCTGCTCGACTTCCAGAAGCCCGGGGAGACCCTCTCGCTGTCCCTGTCGCCCATGGGCACGAGCGAGTCCCCGCAGACACTCGTCACCGCGGTGCTCGAGCTCATCGACTCGAGGAAGGAGCCCTGAACATGAATGGCTGGATGCGCTCCACCGTCCACTGGCTTCGTCGTCCCCGCTCGCGAGGACAGGCGCTCACGGAGCTGTCCCTGCTGCTGATGGCCCTGTTCCTGATGACGCTCGGGCTCCACTCGTTCGCGCCGGACATGTTCGCCGCGTACACCATCTACGTGCGCGGCTTCTACGTCGTGCTCGGCTATCCCCTGGGCTGATGCCCTCACTCCTGCACGCGGGGCACGGCGATGGGCACCGCGTCCAGCGACGGCTTCGCGCCCGTGCCCGAGGCCCGCGCCACCCACGTGGTCTCCCCGTCCCGGACGGACACCACGCCCCACAGCGGGACGCGCTCGGTGTGCACCACGCCCACGGTGCTCCCGTCCTCGCGCAGGAAGGTCTGCTCGCGCGCCTTGCCCGCGAACGCCCCCTCGCGCAGCACCGCGTCCTTGTCTCCACGCGGCGCGCCCCTCAGCTCCGGCTGGTCGACGAAGAGGTCCACAGGGATGGAGATCGGCGGATGCGGCGGCACGGAGACGGCGAGCCGCTCCACGAAGGGCCGCTCCTTCCCGCGCACCCAGAGCACCACGAGCGTGCGCGGCGAGACCTCATGGTCCATCTCCAGCTGGTACAGCGGAACGCCGTCCTCGCGCGTCGTCTCCCCCACCAGCGAGACACGGGCCCGCGTCGAGCCCTTGCCGCCGCGCAGCTCGTAGTCGACCCACGCGCCGACCACGGGCTGGAACCGCCCATACAACAAGGGCGCGGGCACCAACGCGCGAGCCTCCGCGAGCCGCGACACGTCCACCGCCGTCGACGCCTGCGCCACGGCGACTCCCGCGTCCTCGGGTTCGACCTGGGCCTCCGGTGGAGGCGCGGGAGGGGGTGTCAGGGGAATCCGCTCGAAGCCCGGTCCGGCGTCCTCCGCAGCGCGCCGCGAGTCGGTGCAGGCGCAGAGCAGCCACAAGGAAACACTCACAACCGGGGGGAGGCGGGGCATGTGCCAATCCTATAGGGTTCTGCCTCTCCCCCCAATTCCAGCACATGTCTGGCCAAGGGGCGCCACATGGCAAGGACGTGGATGATGGGCGCTGGGTTGCTCTCCCTGCTGGCCGTGCTGATTCAATCCCAGGTCGCCTCACCGCAAGGCATGCCCGAGCTGCCCCTCGTGGTGCGCGAGGGAGGTTGGGCGCGCTACCAGGCGG
This genomic interval from Myxococcus guangdongensis contains the following:
- a CDS encoding TadE/TadG family type IV pilus assembly protein, whose translation is MTTPAITRRGQVHLGRRARRGAATTEFAILTPVFVLLILGTTYFWEVQHVRLKAAEVVRYVAFERTVRSDVNRIVSEARTRYQDLDGTTKTGSRPTGLGHRNRVTLDIQAEDTEASLQDESLSGDGRPGGAMQGMSVVLGALGSTAGKVAQAMGLDPNRGAVRAQVEVRIENGLIPSQLAFLTRGVDDPRLDVTFKESFFLVHDTWRAWNPGDHPANTYPRVEELTYLRVRQIAYAGLASQGGTLDAIGAVLSVLGLDFPLKSDYLRDSVSIKSVKDSGRYMAAPNTDTRTVPGDRLFAAYWRSDIDPCFNGCEPEPIKEKRGLKGSSEKGHYNWPMRAYNCRGDFFQGAAKSDAPESEYALSKSQGKEYFNYGNFACADGPNTSRDNE